In Planctomycetaceae bacterium, a single genomic region encodes these proteins:
- the bamD gene encoding outer membrane protein assembly factor BamD: MAKPMAASNNILTLAMLAALCAPAAARADEAGKAPASRPATGGVAVSDAAGTGEFEWKGGKWVRKAAAPVGSLSAGITEIRDLLAKKKWGDALSKAQKFVKSNPFDDDCEEAMFLAGEAEVGREHYFQGFEWYEKQIAKFPGGKFFQRALDREYAVAEAFLTGKKRLSMGMFWLPAKEDGLEILSKIVKHSPGSALARKSVMRIGDYHYRAGEWTEAVDAYDSYIELFKNDPDVEYAMLQGARATQSQFGGIEFDDTPLLEAQQRYKTFTERYPKAAKREGVPDTLRQITELRAQKLFSSAEFYRRTSRLDAAAYYYGQVATRFPETTWAANARQALGLLGGVTPRSPGEPSQSTVVASPPEGRYHKRFVPPPPPSEEGMLPKTSGEIPTGKPQ, from the coding sequence ATGGCCAAACCGATGGCGGCATCAAACAACATCCTGACCCTCGCCATGCTCGCCGCGTTGTGCGCGCCGGCGGCGGCGCGGGCTGACGAAGCGGGCAAGGCGCCGGCCTCGAGGCCGGCCACGGGCGGCGTCGCGGTCTCCGACGCCGCCGGAACCGGCGAGTTCGAGTGGAAGGGCGGCAAGTGGGTGCGCAAGGCGGCCGCCCCGGTCGGTTCGCTCTCGGCGGGGATCACCGAGATCCGCGACCTGCTGGCCAAGAAGAAGTGGGGCGACGCCCTTTCCAAGGCCCAGAAGTTCGTCAAGAGCAATCCCTTCGACGACGACTGCGAAGAAGCGATGTTCCTTGCCGGCGAGGCCGAGGTCGGACGCGAGCACTACTTCCAGGGTTTCGAGTGGTACGAGAAGCAGATCGCCAAGTTCCCCGGCGGAAAATTCTTCCAGCGCGCCCTCGACCGCGAGTACGCCGTGGCTGAGGCGTTCCTGACCGGAAAGAAACGCCTGTCGATGGGGATGTTCTGGTTGCCCGCCAAAGAGGACGGGCTTGAGATCCTCTCCAAGATCGTCAAGCACTCCCCCGGAAGCGCCTTGGCCCGCAAGTCCGTCATGCGCATCGGCGACTACCACTACCGCGCCGGCGAGTGGACCGAAGCCGTCGACGCCTACGACAGCTATATCGAACTGTTCAAGAACGACCCGGACGTCGAGTACGCCATGCTCCAGGGGGCTCGCGCGACGCAGTCGCAGTTTGGCGGCATCGAGTTCGACGACACGCCCCTGCTCGAGGCCCAGCAGCGGTACAAGACCTTCACGGAGCGCTACCCCAAGGCCGCCAAGCGCGAGGGCGTGCCCGACACGCTGCGGCAGATCACCGAGCTGCGGGCGCAGAAACTTTTCAGCAGCGCCGAATTTTACAGGCGCACCAGCCGCCTGGACGCGGCGGCGTATTACTACGGACAGGTGGCAACCCGGTTTCCCGAGACGACCTGGGCGGCGAACGCGCGTCAGGCGCTGGGGCTGCTGGGCGGCGTCACGCCGCGGTCGCCGGGCGAACCTTCTCAGTCAACAGTAGTGGCAAGTCCGCCCGAGGGACGCTATCATAAGCGGTTTGTGCCGCCCCCTCCACCGTCGGAAGAGGGGATGCTGCCCAAAACGTCTGGCGAAATTCCGACCGGAAAACCCCAATGA
- the recO gene encoding DNA repair protein RecO, with the protein MITGYYYPMRHREQAICLRAYDYSETSQVLHFLTREGGAVRALGKGTKRPKSKSGGLVDMFSEGELIYSTGRGESLATLIEYAETDSHAALRKDLRRLNAALYMLEVVAATVSEGDVHVEVFDLLHNALTRLGQSDAPVQAVLAYFQWRLLGHLGLLADLRTCQGCQTPLIGKAAAAKEQVFFSSTAGGLICSRCRMTAKEALAVDAAALQGIAALTASRTATRPVLEEPQARKVNRLLCYHIAQQINHWPKMAKHVLGGPANSGAVAGGL; encoded by the coding sequence TTGATTACTGGTTACTATTACCCCATGCGCCACCGGGAGCAGGCAATCTGTCTTCGCGCTTACGACTACAGCGAGACCTCGCAGGTCTTGCACTTCCTGACGCGCGAGGGCGGGGCTGTCCGCGCGCTGGGCAAGGGCACCAAGCGGCCCAAGAGCAAGTCCGGCGGGCTGGTCGACATGTTCAGCGAAGGGGAGTTGATCTACTCTACCGGCCGGGGCGAGAGCCTGGCGACCCTGATCGAGTACGCGGAGACGGACTCGCACGCCGCGCTGCGAAAAGACCTGCGGCGGCTTAACGCGGCGCTGTACATGCTGGAAGTCGTGGCGGCCACCGTCAGCGAGGGCGACGTACACGTGGAGGTCTTCGACCTGCTGCACAACGCCCTGACGCGCCTGGGGCAGAGTGACGCGCCGGTTCAGGCCGTGCTGGCGTACTTCCAGTGGCGCTTGCTCGGTCATTTGGGTCTTCTGGCTGACCTGCGAACCTGCCAGGGCTGTCAGACGCCCCTGATCGGCAAGGCGGCGGCCGCCAAGGAGCAGGTCTTCTTCAGTTCCACCGCCGGCGGGCTGATCTGCAGCCGCTGCCGCATGACGGCCAAGGAAGCCCTCGCCGTCGACGCCGCGGCGCTGCAGGGCATCGCGGCGCTGACGGCCAGCCGCACGGCAACGCGCCCCGTGCTGGAAGAACCCCAGGCCCGCAAGGTCAACCGCCTGCTGTGCTACCACATCGCCCAGCAGATCAACCATTGGCCGAAGATGGCCAAGCACGTCCTGGGCGGTCCTGCGAATTCGGGTGCCGTGGCGGGAGGGCTTTAG
- a CDS encoding alpha/beta hydrolase translates to MPSSHRRFIYKKTPQAELAMFVHLPKDWKPSDKRPAIVFFFGGGWTGGTTEQFRKQAEYFASRGMVAARADYRVKSLHGVTPDKCVSDAKSAVRYLRANAVKLGIDPDRIVASGGSAGGHIAACAGLSEGLEDEDTAVSSKPNAMVLFNPVAKLYGQAPLTAAMAHDPKLAKIISPCANVKADSPPAVVFYGDKDKFYKIDGREFEKAAAKAGAKMTFVIYPGQDHGFFNHSPYRERTLIEADKFLAALGYLKGPPTISAPADSIH, encoded by the coding sequence ATGCCCAGTTCCCATCGACGGTTCATTTACAAGAAGACGCCACAAGCCGAGTTGGCCATGTTCGTGCATTTGCCCAAGGACTGGAAGCCCTCCGACAAGCGCCCGGCCATCGTATTTTTCTTCGGCGGCGGATGGACCGGCGGCACGACCGAGCAGTTTCGCAAACAGGCGGAGTATTTCGCCTCGCGCGGGATGGTCGCCGCCCGGGCCGACTACCGCGTCAAGAGCCTCCACGGCGTCACGCCCGATAAGTGCGTTTCTGACGCCAAGAGCGCCGTGCGGTATCTGCGGGCCAACGCCGTGAAACTGGGCATCGATCCTGACCGCATCGTCGCCTCGGGCGGATCTGCCGGCGGGCACATCGCCGCCTGTGCGGGACTCAGCGAAGGGCTTGAGGATGAAGACACAGCGGTCTCTTCAAAACCCAACGCGATGGTGCTGTTCAACCCCGTAGCCAAGCTCTACGGCCAGGCGCCGCTGACAGCCGCGATGGCGCACGATCCCAAACTCGCCAAGATCATCAGCCCATGCGCAAATGTCAAAGCCGACTCGCCGCCGGCCGTCGTCTTCTACGGCGACAAGGACAAGTTCTACAAAATCGACGGCCGCGAATTCGAAAAAGCCGCCGCCAAGGCCGGCGCGAAGATGACGTTCGTGATCTATCCCGGACAGGATCACGGGTTCTTCAATCACTCGCCGTACAGGGAGCGCACGCTCATCGAAGCCGACAAGTTCCTGGCTGCTCTGGGATACCTCAAAGGCCCGCCGACAATTTCCGCCCCGGCCGATAGTATTCACTGA
- a CDS encoding dienelactone hydrolase family protein, which translates to MIRKFPIALATAILALASPAAHAALATQTVAYAHQQTQMQGLLVLDDAAPTPQPLVLVVHEWWGLNDYARNRARQLAQMGYAAFAVDMYGKGVVAKTRDEAAKLAGPLRSDRKLMRARIKAALDAVSKNPRVDAKRIAVIGYCFGGTVALELARSGADIAGVVSFHGGLDTPTPQDARSIKAKILVCTGADDRSVPMTQVQGFIEEMRPAKVNYQINIYSGAVHAFTNPASGDDPSTNVAYNETADKRSWEAMKNFFDEIFKR; encoded by the coding sequence ATGATCAGGAAATTTCCTATCGCCCTGGCAACGGCGATTCTGGCCCTGGCATCCCCCGCTGCCCACGCCGCCCTGGCGACCCAGACTGTCGCCTACGCCCACCAGCAGACACAGATGCAGGGGCTGCTCGTCCTTGACGATGCCGCCCCAACTCCCCAGCCGCTGGTGCTGGTCGTGCATGAATGGTGGGGCCTCAATGACTATGCCAGGAACCGCGCCCGGCAGCTCGCGCAGATGGGCTATGCCGCCTTCGCCGTCGACATGTACGGCAAGGGCGTGGTGGCCAAGACACGAGACGAGGCCGCCAAGCTCGCCGGCCCCCTCCGTAGCGACCGCAAGCTCATGCGGGCGCGGATCAAGGCCGCCCTCGATGCCGTGAGCAAGAACCCGCGCGTCGACGCCAAACGCATCGCCGTGATCGGATACTGCTTCGGCGGAACGGTGGCGCTGGAATTGGCTCGCAGTGGAGCGGACATCGCCGGGGTGGTCAGCTTTCACGGCGGGCTCGACACCCCCACGCCCCAGGACGCCAGGAGCATCAAGGCCAAGATCCTCGTCTGCACCGGGGCCGACGACCGCTCCGTGCCGATGACGCAGGTGCAGGGCTTCATCGAGGAAATGCGCCCGGCCAAAGTGAACTACCAGATCAACATCTACAGCGGGGCCGTCCACGCCTTCACCAACCCCGCCTCAGGCGACGACCCATCCACCAATGTCGCCTACAACGAAACGGCGGACAAACGATCCTGGGAGGCAATGAAGAACTTCTTCGACGAAATCTTCAAGCGCTAG
- the lptE gene encoding LPS assembly lipoprotein LptE, translated as MKTAYLLLATTVAALIAAGCTNTGYTMQDQYRTGIKTVAVPVWSRGKDVYRRDIELRMTEAVIKQIELQTKYKVADKTGADTLLTGRIDDISQLVLSYDAASGNAREIEVVVTLSFVWTDLRSGKELAKIPAMTVAGTYIPLSPYTEEFFQGSETVLNKAARMVVEQMAEPW; from the coding sequence ATGAAGACCGCTTATCTCCTCCTGGCGACAACCGTGGCCGCACTGATCGCGGCAGGATGCACCAACACCGGTTATACGATGCAGGACCAGTACCGCACGGGCATCAAGACCGTGGCGGTGCCCGTCTGGTCGCGAGGCAAAGACGTCTACCGCCGCGACATCGAGCTGCGCATGACCGAGGCGGTCATCAAGCAGATCGAACTGCAGACGAAGTACAAAGTGGCAGACAAGACCGGCGCCGACACGCTGCTGACCGGGCGCATCGACGACATCAGCCAACTCGTGCTCAGCTATGATGCCGCCAGCGGCAACGCCCGCGAGATTGAAGTGGTCGTCACCCTGTCGTTCGTCTGGACCGACCTGCGAAGTGGCAAGGAACTAGCCAAAATTCCCGCCATGACCGTCGCCGGAACGTATATCCCGCTGTCGCCCTACACCGAGGAATTCTTCCAGGGCAGCGAGACAGTTCTCAACAAGGCCGCCCGCATGGTCGTAGAACAGATGGCAGAGCCGTGGTGA
- the folP gene encoding dihydropteroate synthase: MAASLQDILNSHHTGRPAVMGVLNITPDSFSDGGEFFDAGTAAEHAAAMAREGADIIDIGAESTRPGSARVSPGEQIARLGSSVAAAAGTGSLVSIDTSSSVVAACALEQGASIINDISAGRDDPEMFALAAERGCGLVLMHMRGEPATMQRDPDYRDVVAEVRSFLAQRIAAAMAAGVKAAQIIVDPGIGFGKRLEHNLALLRGLAALCDLGRPVLVGASRKRFIGELTNTPAASARTLGSVAAALYAYAGGATILRVHDVSATCQALAVWRSLENPAGF; the protein is encoded by the coding sequence ATGGCCGCATCGCTGCAGGACATCCTGAACTCCCATCACACCGGACGCCCCGCGGTGATGGGAGTTCTCAATATCACCCCTGACAGCTTCTCCGATGGCGGGGAGTTCTTCGATGCCGGCACGGCCGCTGAGCATGCGGCAGCCATGGCGCGCGAAGGCGCCGACATCATCGACATCGGCGCCGAATCCACGCGTCCGGGATCGGCGCGCGTCAGTCCAGGCGAGCAGATCGCGCGGCTGGGCTCGAGCGTCGCGGCGGCGGCGGGCACCGGATCGCTGGTCAGCATCGACACGTCCAGTTCCGTCGTGGCCGCCTGCGCCCTGGAGCAGGGCGCGAGCATCATCAACGATATCTCCGCCGGTCGCGACGATCCGGAGATGTTCGCCCTGGCCGCCGAGCGCGGCTGTGGGCTGGTGCTGATGCACATGCGGGGCGAACCGGCGACCATGCAGCGCGACCCGGACTACCGCGACGTCGTCGCCGAGGTGCGGAGCTTTCTGGCTCAGCGCATCGCCGCGGCGATGGCGGCGGGGGTCAAGGCCGCCCAGATCATCGTCGACCCGGGCATCGGGTTTGGCAAACGTCTGGAACACAACCTGGCGCTGCTGCGGGGCCTGGCGGCGCTGTGCGACCTGGGGCGCCCGGTGCTGGTGGGGGCGTCGCGAAAACGATTCATCGGCGAGTTGACGAACACCCCGGCGGCATCGGCCAGGACGCTGGGCAGCGTGGCGGCGGCGTTGTACGCTTACGCCGGCGGGGCGACCATTCTGCGCGTTCACGACGTGTCGGCGACGTGCCAGGCTCTGGCGGTATGGCGGAGTCTTGAGAACCCCGCTGGATTCTGA
- the ftsH gene encoding ATP-dependent zinc metalloprotease FtsH, with the protein MTRSLLGWVVAIALALALLAFARMPGSKPITPDAFWTYARNGNLKGKVIVREKEIQGEVGPNTPGFSAADPPRFVVNYAFSAENDFDQRLQEALDAGASRGGTTKYEYEFAGWWAGALPSLVLMLGVFFLLWFFVFRRMGAGGGGAGFLGNFGRSRHKVTTKEQSTVTFDNVAGINEAKEEVGEIIEFLKNPKKFHRLGGRIPRGVLLVGEPGCGKTLLAKAIAGEANVPFFSISGSDFVEMFVGVGASRVRDLFKQAKDNSPCIIFLDEIDAVGRRRGHGFVSGGHDEREQTLNAILVEMDGFDTSDQVIVIAATNRMDVLDPALTRPGRFDRQIIVPLPDVGGRLEILKIYAAKVRCSPDVDLQRMARGTPMFSGADLEALVNEAAIAATMANKEYVEQADLEEARDKVRWGRARKSRVIDENDKRVTAYHEAGHALTQLLLPDADPLHKVSIIPRANMGGATFSLPEKDRYLFSLKYCKAQLCVLFGGRVAEEIFCGDITSGAQSDIAQATMLARKMVLDWGMSPRLGAVNYANDPDQFNGMLPPGSKYSEKTAETVDAEVRLLIDEAGAATRKIIQENNHQLGEIAKALIKYETLSAEEVKQIAEGRELDKPTVDDLLLREKTNGQSHADRPVKLRDVLPDPG; encoded by the coding sequence TTGACCCGTTCGTTGCTGGGGTGGGTGGTGGCCATCGCACTGGCTCTGGCGCTGCTGGCGTTCGCCCGGATGCCCGGCTCGAAGCCCATCACGCCCGACGCCTTCTGGACCTATGCCCGCAACGGCAATCTCAAAGGCAAGGTCATTGTGCGCGAAAAGGAGATCCAGGGCGAAGTCGGACCCAACACGCCCGGGTTCAGCGCCGCCGATCCGCCCCGGTTCGTCGTGAACTACGCGTTCTCGGCCGAGAATGACTTCGACCAGCGGCTGCAGGAAGCCCTCGATGCCGGCGCCAGCCGCGGCGGCACGACGAAATACGAATACGAGTTCGCCGGATGGTGGGCCGGCGCTCTGCCTTCGCTGGTGTTGATGCTGGGGGTGTTCTTCCTGCTGTGGTTCTTCGTGTTCCGGCGGATGGGCGCCGGCGGCGGGGGGGCGGGTTTCCTGGGCAACTTCGGGCGATCGCGCCACAAGGTCACCACCAAGGAACAGTCCACCGTCACGTTTGACAACGTCGCGGGCATCAACGAGGCCAAGGAAGAAGTCGGCGAGATCATCGAGTTCCTCAAGAACCCCAAGAAGTTCCACCGCCTCGGCGGGCGCATTCCGCGCGGCGTGCTGCTGGTGGGCGAGCCCGGATGCGGAAAGACCCTCCTGGCCAAGGCCATCGCCGGCGAGGCCAACGTCCCGTTCTTCAGCATCTCCGGAAGCGACTTCGTCGAGATGTTCGTCGGCGTCGGCGCCAGCCGCGTGCGAGATCTGTTCAAGCAGGCCAAGGACAACTCCCCCTGCATCATCTTCCTGGACGAGATCGACGCCGTCGGGCGCCGCCGCGGACACGGGTTCGTCAGCGGCGGGCACGACGAGCGCGAGCAGACCCTCAACGCCATTCTCGTCGAGATGGACGGCTTCGACACCTCCGACCAGGTCATCGTCATCGCCGCGACCAACCGCATGGACGTGCTCGACCCGGCCCTGACGCGACCGGGACGCTTCGACCGCCAGATCATCGTCCCGCTGCCCGACGTCGGCGGACGCCTGGAGATCCTCAAAATTTACGCCGCGAAGGTCCGCTGCTCGCCGGATGTCGACCTGCAGCGCATGGCCCGCGGAACGCCCATGTTCAGCGGGGCCGACCTCGAAGCGCTGGTCAACGAGGCCGCCATCGCCGCGACCATGGCCAACAAGGAATACGTCGAGCAGGCCGATCTCGAAGAAGCGCGCGACAAGGTCCGCTGGGGACGCGCCCGAAAGAGCCGCGTCATCGACGAAAATGACAAACGCGTCACCGCCTATCACGAGGCCGGGCACGCCCTGACGCAACTGCTGCTGCCCGACGCCGATCCGCTGCACAAGGTCTCGATCATCCCCCGCGCCAACATGGGCGGGGCGACCTTCTCCCTGCCCGAGAAAGACCGCTACCTGTTCAGCCTGAAGTACTGCAAGGCCCAGTTGTGCGTCCTGTTCGGCGGGCGCGTGGCCGAAGAAATCTTCTGCGGCGACATCACCAGCGGCGCCCAGAGCGACATCGCCCAGGCGACCATGCTCGCCCGAAAAATGGTGCTCGACTGGGGCATGAGCCCACGACTCGGGGCCGTCAACTACGCCAACGATCCCGACCAGTTCAACGGCATGCTGCCTCCGGGCTCGAAGTACTCCGAGAAGACCGCCGAGACCGTCGACGCCGAGGTGCGGCTGCTGATCGACGAGGCCGGCGCCGCCACCCGCAAGATCATCCAGGAAAACAATCACCAACTCGGCGAGATCGCCAAGGCCCTGATCAAGTACGAAACGCTCTCGGCCGAGGAGGTCAAGCAGATCGCCGAAGGGCGCGAGCTCGACAAACCGACCGTTGACGATCTGCTGCTGCGCGAGAAGACCAACGGCCAGTCCCACGCCGATCGGCCGGTAAAATTGCGCGACGTTCTTCCGGATCCGGGATAG
- a CDS encoding TspO/MBR family protein yields the protein MKPLVYNILILAAFLLLCFGVMGVGGWVTAPAVREWYGTLRKPPWNPPAWVFGPVWTFLFGTMAVSAWLVWLRRDSTAITAAMVLFGVQLALNLAWSVLFFGLHSPLWAMVDIVLLLAAIIATIILFWQVRPLSGQLLLPYAAWVTYASTLNAAVWWLNRAA from the coding sequence GTGAAACCGTTGGTGTACAACATTCTGATTCTGGCGGCATTTCTGTTGCTGTGTTTCGGAGTGATGGGAGTGGGCGGATGGGTGACCGCTCCAGCCGTGCGAGAGTGGTACGGGACCTTGCGAAAGCCGCCCTGGAATCCGCCGGCGTGGGTCTTCGGTCCGGTGTGGACGTTCCTGTTCGGCACGATGGCCGTCTCGGCGTGGCTGGTCTGGCTGCGCCGCGACAGCACGGCGATCACCGCGGCGATGGTGCTCTTCGGCGTGCAGCTCGCTCTGAACCTGGCCTGGTCGGTGTTGTTCTTCGGTCTGCACAGCCCGCTGTGGGCGATGGTCGACATCGTCCTGCTGCTGGCGGCCATCATCGCCACGATCATACTGTTCTGGCAGGTGCGTCCGCTTTCGGGGCAACTGCTGCTGCCGTACGCCGCATGGGTAACATACGCCTCAACTCTCAACGCCGCGGTGTGGTGGCTGAATCGCGCCGCGTGA
- a CDS encoding right-handed parallel beta-helix repeat-containing protein: MTIYVSPGGRDGNPGTKEKPLATLAAARDMVRRLKNKNSDQDFTVLLAGGTYRLSKTLVFGLADSAADGHTITYAAAPGQKPVLAPDVAIGGWKKLSGPLPGLPAKARGKIYVAPMPKNLKRFFTLYDAKGPLPRAKVGPMKRLGAAGGRTLSGDTFRMPAGVIRNWTNLRDVEVRLCMGAPWSANVLPIKSVDAEAGTATVAVPPTYGIEGADFERHGPRGSTCIENTFEGLSGPGRWVSDTKARRIYLWPRTPGQPRDIVAPCLTELIRVEGKIDYAGPSDMPVRGLIFRGLTFTRADRYLWDADHVGWGMQHDWELHDRPTAMVRFRGAENCAVENCRFVYAGAAGVRLDLHAVGNRVTGNRMHHIGGVGVSVGGYGPGAKNVSHDNQVVANVIHHAGQEYWHSPGIIVWQSGRNRVAHNLIHHMPYAGIVVSTRLDMRSRTTGEGFKTVRWHEIKAAKDVLDGGLFMDSRWFYTKDNVVELNEIHHVMRQIFDGNGIYISTVAGDTLCRWNFIHDCPSHHMQAGIRSDQPQDTSRYIGNIIWRCGGAGIGIVPKGPQHVVGNIIAQMHYDKQEHWAYLTLMDPHATAALVRSNILYASASDHNAYLGDTAPDGRPIPTLGTCDLDYNLYWNTADKNWGKRHLAKARKAGVEKHSLAADPQFVNIAGGDLRIKSSSPAWKLGFEVIPVDRIGPAGAKR, from the coding sequence ATGACGATCTATGTTTCCCCCGGCGGCCGCGACGGCAATCCCGGCACGAAGGAAAAGCCTCTGGCCACGCTGGCGGCAGCACGCGACATGGTGCGGCGGCTCAAAAACAAAAATTCGGACCAGGACTTCACCGTGCTGCTTGCGGGGGGGACGTACCGCCTGAGCAAGACGCTGGTTTTCGGCTTGGCCGACTCTGCCGCCGACGGCCACACGATTACCTATGCCGCCGCGCCGGGGCAGAAGCCGGTGCTGGCGCCGGACGTGGCGATCGGCGGCTGGAAGAAGCTCTCGGGCCCTCTGCCCGGTCTGCCGGCCAAAGCCCGCGGGAAGATATACGTCGCGCCCATGCCGAAGAACCTCAAGCGGTTCTTCACGCTCTATGATGCGAAAGGGCCGCTGCCGCGGGCGAAGGTCGGGCCGATGAAGCGCCTCGGGGCCGCCGGCGGGCGTACGCTCAGCGGCGACACCTTCCGCATGCCCGCCGGAGTCATCCGCAACTGGACGAACCTGCGGGACGTGGAAGTGCGACTGTGCATGGGCGCGCCGTGGTCGGCCAACGTCCTGCCGATCAAGTCCGTCGACGCGGAGGCCGGAACCGCGACGGTGGCTGTGCCGCCGACGTACGGCATTGAGGGGGCAGACTTCGAGCGTCATGGCCCACGCGGCAGCACATGCATCGAGAACACCTTCGAGGGCCTCAGCGGCCCCGGGCGGTGGGTGAGCGACACCAAGGCCCGGCGCATCTATCTCTGGCCGCGCACGCCGGGTCAGCCGCGCGACATCGTCGCCCCATGCCTGACCGAGTTGATCCGCGTCGAGGGCAAGATCGATTACGCCGGCCCGAGCGATATGCCCGTGCGCGGGCTGATTTTCCGCGGCCTGACGTTCACGCGGGCGGACCGCTATCTCTGGGACGCCGATCACGTCGGCTGGGGCATGCAGCACGACTGGGAGCTGCACGATCGGCCCACCGCGATGGTGCGCTTCCGCGGGGCGGAGAACTGCGCGGTGGAGAACTGTCGCTTCGTGTACGCCGGGGCCGCCGGAGTGCGGCTGGACCTGCACGCGGTGGGCAATCGCGTGACGGGCAACCGCATGCACCACATCGGCGGCGTGGGCGTCAGCGTGGGCGGGTACGGCCCGGGCGCCAAGAACGTCAGCCACGACAACCAGGTCGTCGCCAACGTGATTCACCACGCCGGCCAGGAATACTGGCACTCGCCTGGGATCATCGTCTGGCAGAGCGGGCGAAACCGCGTCGCCCACAATCTGATCCACCACATGCCCTACGCGGGGATCGTCGTCAGCACGCGACTGGACATGCGCAGCCGCACGACCGGCGAAGGTTTCAAGACCGTGCGCTGGCACGAGATCAAGGCCGCCAAGGACGTGCTCGACGGCGGGCTGTTCATGGACAGCCGGTGGTTCTACACCAAGGACAACGTCGTCGAGCTCAACGAGATTCACCACGTGATGCGGCAGATTTTCGACGGCAACGGGATCTACATCTCGACGGTCGCCGGCGACACGCTGTGCCGCTGGAACTTCATCCACGACTGCCCCAGCCACCACATGCAGGCGGGCATACGCTCGGACCAGCCGCAAGACACCTCGCGCTACATCGGCAATATCATCTGGCGCTGCGGCGGGGCGGGCATCGGGATCGTGCCCAAGGGCCCCCAGCACGTCGTGGGCAATATCATCGCCCAGATGCACTACGACAAGCAGGAGCACTGGGCGTACCTGACGCTGATGGACCCGCACGCCACGGCTGCCCTGGTGCGGAGCAACATCCTTTACGCCTCCGCGAGCGATCACAATGCCTACCTGGGCGACACCGCGCCCGACGGGCGGCCGATCCCGACGCTGGGAACGTGCGACCTCGATTACAACCTCTACTGGAACACCGCCGACAAGAACTGGGGCAAGCGCCACCTGGCCAAGGCCCGCAAGGCCGGGGTGGAAAAGCACAGCCTTGCCGCCGATCCGCAGTTTGTGAACATCGCCGGCGGCGACCTGCGGATCAAGAGCAGCTCTCCCGCGTGGAAACTTGGATTCGAGGTGATTCCCGTGGATCGCATCGGTCCGGCCGGTGCGAAGCGATAG
- a CDS encoding superoxide dismutase translates to MVYEVPALPYPYDALEPHIDAETMEIHHTRHHAGYVHNLNKLLDGRRELQSLPLEEILYDIGRVPEAIRQDVRNHGGGHLNHSLFWRIMTPGGSQPPQGTLGQTLIEQFGSFRRMTDKFTQAAMARFGSGWAWLAVEPTGQLTVFSTPNQDSPLMYGCQPILGLDVWEHAYYLKYQSRRADYIAAWWSVVNWNRVAELYARSASRIERKSK, encoded by the coding sequence ATGGTTTATGAAGTGCCCGCTCTGCCTTACCCGTATGACGCCCTTGAGCCCCACATCGATGCCGAAACGATGGAGATCCATCACACCAGGCATCACGCCGGGTATGTACACAACCTCAACAAATTGCTCGATGGACGGCGGGAACTGCAGTCGCTGCCGCTGGAGGAAATTCTCTACGACATCGGTCGCGTGCCGGAAGCCATCCGGCAGGACGTGCGCAACCACGGCGGTGGGCACCTCAATCACAGCCTGTTCTGGCGGATCATGACCCCGGGCGGGTCGCAGCCGCCGCAGGGTACGCTGGGCCAGACGCTGATCGAGCAGTTCGGCAGCTTTCGAAGGATGACCGACAAGTTCACCCAGGCTGCCATGGCGCGGTTCGGCAGCGGATGGGCCTGGTTGGCCGTCGAACCCACCGGGCAGTTGACCGTCTTCAGCACGCCCAACCAGGACTCGCCCCTGATGTACGGCTGCCAACCGATCCTCGGCCTGGACGTCTGGGAGCACGCGTACTACCTCAAATATCAGAGCCGCCGCGCCGACTATATCGCGGCATGGTGGTCGGTGGTGAACTGGAACCGCGTGGCCGAACTCTACGCCCGCAGCGCATCACGCATCGAACGCAAGAGCAAATAG